In Desulfovibrio litoralis DSM 11393, a genomic segment contains:
- a CDS encoding DsrE family protein, translated as MKILLHVNNQDNWAAVLENTRNTINYKKEYDSNIEIEIVANGNAVLKLKNAADDDLSKSLNEIRDDVNIAACNNALKKFNIFPNELYDFVIVVPAGIIELAKRQSEGFAYIKP; from the coding sequence ATGAAAATTTTATTGCATGTTAACAATCAGGATAATTGGGCTGCTGTTTTAGAAAATACAAGAAATACAATTAATTATAAAAAAGAATATGATTCAAATATTGAAATAGAAATAGTTGCAAATGGAAATGCCGTTTTGAAACTAAAAAATGCCGCTGATGATGATTTGTCAAAATCGTTAAACGAAATTAGAGATGATGTTAATATTGCTGCTTGTAATAATGCCTTGAAAAAGTTTAATATTTTTCCAAACGAGTTATATGACTTTGTTATCGTTGTGCCGGCGGGGATTATTGAGCTTGCCAAAAGACAAAGTGAGGGTTTTGCTTATATTAAACCGTAA
- a CDS encoding sigma 54-interacting transcriptional regulator produces the protein MNARDIMQAPLKTLNEKTTMREAVAFFRKENVCGVQVVNKQGVFLGILSRDDVYAALASGRVEIDNDITCNIRYMICSVHPDTSIDSLKKYGSSFLTVIENGQILGGIDLMSIKAITKELTPYEQPPENISSHILQNLPDATFIVDDSWNIKWFNAMAGILCFGNSDFIIGKSLYTLFEESGFTLETEKNDKKAIIIASRDDTRFIIITLPVNNGQKTDHIIFMRNVQYDILNTQEVNKWRILSKERDAIIDSSFDGLFITDDQGRVLRLNSAYERITGITAADVLGKKMSELVSDNTYDESVTMKVLKSKKRETILQKIRGSKSIVVTGNPIFDDNGNIWRVLTNVRDVTELRSLQKELERMAAVQRQYQKEINTLRYSMNATPDIIISSAKMREVYNQAIQLAQVDSSVLITGESGVGKEVVSGIIHQNSHRRNAPFIKISCATIPEQLLESELFGYMPGAFTGALRNGKQGLFELANNGTLLLDEVGELPTTLQVKLLRVLQERVVTPLGGVRSVPVDVRIIAATNQNLEEMIKTKLFRTDLFYRLNVVPLVIPPLRERREDIFDFIYYFLNRYNKKYGFNKHIDPDALSPLISAKWPGNVRQLSNTIERAVVMTNNNIITQEDILKIMHDSQSKEELASFTTPKTLQEIVETAEKTALINALQAHKNTRATAKALGINQSTVVRKAKYYGIPLNTNS, from the coding sequence ATGAATGCTCGTGATATTATGCAAGCACCGCTTAAAACCTTAAATGAAAAAACAACAATGCGAGAAGCCGTTGCCTTTTTTAGAAAAGAAAACGTATGTGGGGTGCAAGTTGTTAACAAACAAGGTGTTTTTTTAGGAATACTCTCTCGTGATGATGTATATGCCGCTCTTGCGTCGGGAAGAGTAGAAATAGATAACGATATAACCTGTAATATCCGCTATATGATTTGTTCCGTTCACCCGGATACAAGTATAGATAGTTTAAAAAAATATGGCAGTTCGTTTTTAACCGTTATCGAAAACGGACAAATACTCGGCGGTATCGACTTAATGTCGATTAAAGCAATCACAAAAGAACTTACACCATATGAACAACCGCCCGAGAATATTTCTTCTCATATCTTACAAAATTTGCCTGATGCTACTTTTATTGTTGATGATAGTTGGAATATCAAATGGTTTAACGCAATGGCAGGTATCTTGTGTTTTGGAAACTCAGACTTTATTATCGGAAAATCACTATATACTTTATTTGAAGAATCTGGTTTTACGCTTGAAACAGAAAAAAATGACAAAAAAGCAATCATTATTGCCTCTCGAGATGATACACGCTTTATAATAATTACTCTTCCCGTAAATAACGGACAAAAAACAGATCACATAATTTTTATGCGAAATGTTCAATATGATATTCTTAACACCCAAGAAGTCAATAAATGGCGTATACTCTCAAAAGAACGTGATGCCATAATCGATTCATCATTTGACGGACTCTTTATTACCGACGACCAAGGGCGTGTTCTACGTCTTAACAGTGCCTATGAACGCATTACCGGAATAACCGCCGCAGACGTACTTGGAAAAAAAATGTCAGAACTCGTAAGCGACAATACTTATGATGAATCTGTAACTATGAAAGTTCTTAAAAGCAAAAAAAGAGAAACAATACTGCAAAAAATTCGAGGAAGTAAGTCTATTGTTGTTACAGGAAACCCAATTTTTGACGATAACGGCAATATTTGGCGAGTCTTAACCAACGTCAGAGACGTAACCGAGCTTCGTAGCCTTCAAAAAGAACTTGAACGTATGGCGGCAGTACAACGCCAATATCAAAAAGAAATTAACACACTAAGATATAGCATGAACGCCACCCCTGATATAATTATAAGTTCAGCTAAAATGCGTGAAGTATATAATCAGGCAATACAACTCGCTCAAGTTGACTCTTCTGTTTTGATTACGGGCGAATCAGGCGTGGGAAAAGAAGTTGTCTCAGGCATAATTCATCAAAACAGCCACAGACGTAACGCCCCTTTTATAAAAATAAGTTGTGCCACCATACCTGAACAACTTTTAGAATCAGAACTTTTTGGATATATGCCTGGTGCTTTTACCGGTGCGTTACGCAACGGGAAACAAGGGTTGTTTGAACTTGCCAACAACGGAACTTTATTGCTTGATGAAGTTGGAGAACTCCCCACCACGCTACAAGTTAAACTTTTAAGAGTGCTTCAAGAAAGAGTTGTTACGCCTCTTGGCGGAGTTCGCAGCGTCCCTGTTGATGTTCGCATTATTGCGGCGACCAACCAAAATTTGGAAGAAATGATAAAAACAAAATTATTCAGAACCGATCTTTTTTATAGGCTTAATGTTGTACCATTGGTGATTCCGCCTTTAAGAGAACGACGTGAAGATATTTTTGATTTTATCTATTATTTTTTAAACCGCTATAACAAAAAATATGGATTTAACAAACACATCGACCCTGATGCTTTATCGCCCCTAATCTCTGCCAAGTGGCCGGGGAACGTTCGCCAGTTAAGTAATACGATTGAACGAGCCGTTGTTATGACCAATAACAATATTATTACTCAAGAAGATATACTTAAAATTATGCACGATTCTCAAAGCAAAGAAGAACTTGCTTCTTTTACAACTCCAAAAACACTTCAAGAAATTGTAGAAACAGCAGAAAAAACAGCCCTTATCAACGCACTTCAAGCGCATAAAAACACAAGAGCAACAGCAAAAGCCCTAGGTATCAATCAATCAACAGTAGTACGCAAAGCTAAATATTACGGAATTCCATTAAACACAAACAGTTAA
- a CDS encoding aldehyde ferredoxin oxidoreductase family protein: MHGFYNRGLRIDLGSGQHEVFNIPDALLSITLGGKGLATHFLLQENIAEVDPLGKDNAIIFTTGPITASSVWGSSRYGVFTKSPQTGFYSESYSGGKAPEYMDAAGYDIIIVKGISDKPVWLEISDTKVKIHSAKDIWGMETYATEDALRQKVMELCGEKCGPIVIGPAAENKVCFAVIENDYWRSAGRTGVGTVLGSKQVKGIAFYGKARRTIANQALLKEFVKEISNRAKEDKGVQVYKKVGTTGLVDLMNEIGGFPSRCWQKGRVEHRNGINSTALHERCEVVPKSCAKCLMSCGRLSTIKNGKYAGLTVEGPEYETIYAFGGLCEIADIEDILYLNDLCDRLGMDTISAGNLAALTIEASRLGRIELKLDYGDTDGVANLLRDIAYRRNLGEILSKGIKYASKEWKMEHMAVHVKGLEPAGYDPRILKGMGLAYATSDRGACHLRATFYKPELAGMVDKNSIEGKAAIFKTWEDRLTYFDMLILCRFYRDMYQWEELRIITEALTGLHLSNDDMINMASKVTDNTRRFNLRAGLQPNDDTLPVALTKNPLPETGQAISAEDVKIMVSEYYQTRHWSENNGNPDA, encoded by the coding sequence ATGCACGGTTTTTACAACAGAGGCTTACGCATCGACCTTGGTTCAGGTCAGCATGAGGTTTTTAACATACCTGACGCTCTTTTGTCTATCACTCTAGGTGGTAAAGGACTTGCAACTCATTTTTTATTACAAGAAAATATCGCCGAAGTTGATCCGCTTGGGAAAGATAACGCCATAATCTTTACCACCGGTCCAATAACCGCCTCAAGCGTTTGGGGTTCTTCTCGCTATGGTGTCTTTACCAAGTCTCCGCAAACAGGATTTTATTCCGAATCATACAGTGGCGGAAAAGCTCCGGAATATATGGACGCCGCAGGCTATGATATAATAATCGTTAAAGGTATCTCAGACAAACCTGTATGGCTTGAAATCAGCGATACTAAAGTAAAAATACACTCGGCTAAAGACATCTGGGGAATGGAAACTTATGCCACCGAAGATGCTCTACGCCAAAAAGTTATGGAATTATGCGGAGAAAAATGCGGTCCGATAGTTATTGGACCGGCCGCCGAAAATAAAGTTTGCTTTGCTGTTATCGAAAATGATTACTGGAGAAGTGCCGGGCGTACGGGGGTCGGAACAGTTCTTGGCTCAAAACAAGTCAAAGGTATAGCCTTTTATGGAAAAGCACGTCGCACAATCGCAAATCAAGCTCTCTTAAAAGAATTTGTAAAAGAAATTTCAAATCGTGCCAAAGAAGACAAAGGTGTTCAAGTTTACAAAAAAGTAGGAACCACCGGTCTTGTAGATTTAATGAACGAAATAGGCGGGTTTCCGTCTCGTTGTTGGCAAAAAGGACGAGTAGAACACAGAAACGGAATTAACAGCACAGCCTTGCATGAACGCTGTGAAGTAGTACCAAAATCTTGCGCCAAGTGTCTGATGTCGTGCGGAAGACTTTCAACCATAAAAAACGGAAAATATGCAGGTTTAACGGTTGAAGGACCTGAATATGAAACGATTTATGCTTTTGGTGGTTTATGTGAAATCGCAGATATTGAAGACATACTCTATCTTAACGATCTTTGCGATCGCCTCGGCATGGATACTATAAGTGCGGGTAACCTTGCCGCATTAACAATTGAAGCTTCTCGCCTCGGGCGTATTGAACTCAAACTTGACTATGGCGACACTGATGGAGTGGCAAACTTGTTGCGTGATATAGCCTATCGTCGCAATCTCGGCGAAATCCTCAGCAAGGGGATCAAATATGCAAGTAAAGAGTGGAAAATGGAACATATGGCTGTTCATGTTAAAGGCTTGGAGCCAGCCGGCTATGACCCACGGATATTAAAAGGCATGGGGCTTGCTTACGCTACTTCTGACCGTGGAGCTTGCCACCTTAGAGCAACCTTTTACAAGCCTGAACTTGCGGGCATGGTTGATAAAAACAGCATCGAAGGCAAAGCGGCGATATTTAAAACTTGGGAAGATCGCTTGACTTATTTTGATATGCTGATTTTATGCCGTTTTTATCGTGATATGTATCAATGGGAAGAACTCAGGATTATCACCGAAGCTCTAACAGGTTTACACCTCAGTAATGATGATATGATTAATATGGCATCAAAAGTTACTGATAACACACGCAGATTTAACTTACGAGCAGGGCTACAACCTAATGACGATACTCTCCCCGTTGCTCTGACGAAAAATCCTTTACCTGAAACAGGTCAAGCCATTAGTGCAGAAGATGTGAAAATCATGGTTAGCGAATATTATCAAACACGTCATTGGAGTGAAAATAACGGCAACCCTGATGCATAA
- a CDS encoding iron-containing alcohol dehydrogenase: MNKINTFQTTTRTIMGPGAIKNIVAEAKRLGGTKAMIITDPGLVKTGIVNELESLLNKGNIGFSRFDSVEADPSYETAITAAEQVKKDGADIIIGIGGGSAQDIAKVSSILVTNKGPISEYFGIDLVPNPGMKLILIPTTAGTGSEVTPIAILSDHKEKLKKGIVSMHLFPSTALLDPLLTVGLPPHVTAATGMDALIHAIEAFTSKNATDMTDMLAIQAIKLINKNIRTAYANGENLEAREGMLEGSMLAGMAFANAGVTAVHAFAYPIGAEFHIPHGVANSIMLVPVMEFNMLGNLEKFARLAEILGEKTQGLSLRDSALRAVETLRTLTIDLNVPNKLSSFGVKASDIPELAKGVMKVTRLLANNPRVLRVEDAEAIYKRVL, translated from the coding sequence ATGAATAAGATTAACACGTTTCAAACTACAACCCGCACAATTATGGGTCCGGGAGCAATAAAAAATATAGTTGCCGAAGCTAAAAGACTTGGCGGAACAAAAGCAATGATCATTACCGACCCCGGGTTGGTAAAAACAGGAATTGTTAATGAGCTTGAATCTTTGCTCAATAAAGGTAATATCGGATTTTCACGCTTTGACTCGGTAGAAGCAGACCCATCTTATGAAACCGCAATCACAGCCGCCGAACAAGTTAAAAAAGACGGTGCGGATATTATAATCGGAATTGGTGGCGGTTCTGCTCAAGATATAGCCAAGGTTTCATCAATTCTTGTTACCAACAAAGGTCCAATTTCCGAATATTTTGGAATTGACTTAGTTCCTAACCCTGGAATGAAACTTATTCTTATTCCAACAACTGCGGGAACAGGTAGCGAGGTTACCCCTATCGCTATTCTTTCAGATCACAAAGAAAAGTTGAAAAAAGGTATCGTGAGCATGCACCTTTTCCCTTCTACCGCTCTACTTGATCCATTACTTACTGTTGGGCTACCTCCTCATGTTACTGCCGCAACAGGTATGGACGCACTGATCCACGCTATTGAAGCATTCACTTCCAAAAACGCTACTGATATGACAGATATGCTTGCAATTCAAGCGATTAAACTCATAAACAAAAACATTCGTACAGCTTACGCCAACGGAGAAAACCTCGAAGCTCGTGAGGGCATGCTTGAAGGCAGTATGCTTGCCGGAATGGCTTTTGCCAACGCCGGAGTTACCGCAGTTCACGCTTTTGCTTACCCTATAGGTGCAGAGTTCCATATTCCTCACGGGGTAGCAAACAGCATTATGCTTGTCCCTGTTATGGAATTTAACATGCTTGGAAACCTTGAAAAGTTTGCACGTTTAGCTGAAATTCTCGGTGAAAAAACTCAAGGACTCTCGCTTAGAGATTCCGCCTTGCGTGCCGTAGAAACCTTGCGTACTCTGACTATAGACCTAAATGTGCCTAACAAGCTTAGTTCTTTTGGAGTAAAAGCATCCGACATACCCGAACTTGCCAAAGGAGTTATGAAAGTAACTCGTCTTTTGGCAAATAACCCACGCGTATTACGTGTTGAAGATGCAGAAGCAATTTACAAACGTGTTTTATAA
- the cls gene encoding cardiolipin synthase translates to MGSYNRSRIDYFLRIIGIGLFLGLIITVSVHFILFPNEVIKTELAYISKKTIEFTTDYYQIFVFVYVCFIGAIIFLENQNSNSTLNWLFILILFPIVGIIAYWILGPDLRYHSRRKRLKLPKQQKIQHQKHTESANPFINKTAALIYSSSLEELHTNCSVKILLDGEQTYSAMLEKIRMAKKSVFFQSFIIANDEIGETFKKELAQKAREGLSVCLLYDAVGSWKLSRSSLAELKKAGVYVYSFLPTSLPMLRGANYRNHRKTLIIDNTWGFMGGVNIREYYLKNTNGQLPWRDTHCMLQGPVIKSLLQTLLHDLEICGASETLIQYIKQDIKTQHTAQGSTTLQIATSGPDSDWDTIKKAYLSLFTTAKKNLWITTPYLIPGSGLQDALCVAALSGVDVRILIPGEPDHPMVFWASLHSCEELLRAGVRIYQYKPDRFIHAKTTVCDSAVFSVGTANIDTRSFSINFESQAFIYDAELAKEGEKIFLKDISTAKELVFEQWIKRPLSQKIRENIGKLITPMA, encoded by the coding sequence ATGGGAAGTTATAACCGTTCACGCATAGATTATTTTTTACGAATTATTGGCATCGGTCTTTTTTTAGGGCTGATCATCACTGTATCCGTACATTTTATTCTGTTCCCCAATGAAGTTATAAAAACCGAACTCGCTTATATCAGTAAAAAAACAATTGAATTTACAACAGATTATTACCAAATTTTTGTATTTGTTTATGTCTGTTTTATCGGTGCTATAATTTTTTTAGAAAATCAAAACTCAAATAGCACTCTTAATTGGTTGTTTATACTTATTTTATTCCCAATAGTGGGCATTATTGCTTATTGGATATTAGGTCCTGACTTGCGTTATCATAGTCGCCGAAAAAGACTTAAACTCCCTAAACAACAAAAAATTCAACATCAAAAACATACAGAAAGTGCTAACCCCTTTATTAATAAAACAGCAGCATTAATTTATTCTAGCTCATTGGAAGAGTTGCATACCAATTGTAGCGTTAAAATACTACTGGACGGAGAACAAACCTATTCCGCCATGCTTGAAAAAATACGCATGGCAAAAAAAAGTGTTTTCTTTCAAAGTTTTATTATAGCCAATGATGAAATAGGCGAAACATTTAAAAAAGAACTCGCCCAAAAAGCACGAGAAGGTTTAAGCGTTTGTTTACTTTATGACGCTGTCGGAAGCTGGAAATTAAGCAGAAGTTCCCTTGCTGAACTCAAAAAAGCCGGCGTTTATGTTTATTCATTTTTACCAACCTCTCTACCGATGTTGCGTGGGGCTAATTACAGAAACCACAGAAAAACTCTTATCATAGACAATACTTGGGGTTTTATGGGTGGTGTAAACATTCGAGAATATTACCTTAAAAACACCAACGGTCAACTCCCTTGGCGTGATACGCATTGCATGCTACAAGGCCCTGTCATAAAAAGCCTGTTACAAACCTTACTCCATGATCTCGAAATTTGTGGAGCATCAGAAACTTTAATCCAATACATCAAACAAGATATTAAGACTCAACACACTGCTCAAGGCTCAACAACGCTACAAATCGCAACCAGCGGACCTGACTCTGACTGGGATACTATAAAAAAAGCTTACCTTTCTCTTTTTACTACTGCCAAAAAAAATCTTTGGATAACAACGCCTTATCTAATTCCGGGTTCAGGTTTACAAGACGCTCTTTGTGTCGCGGCTCTAAGCGGTGTTGATGTACGCATTCTTATTCCGGGAGAACCCGATCACCCAATGGTCTTTTGGGCGAGTCTTCACTCTTGTGAAGAACTATTGCGTGCCGGTGTAAGAATATATCAATATAAACCGGACAGATTTATTCACGCTAAAACAACCGTTTGTGATTCGGCTGTTTTTTCTGTCGGAACAGCAAATATTGATACTCGCAGTTTTAGTATTAACTTTGAATCACAAGCTTTTATTTATGATGCCGAACTCGCCAAAGAAGGGGAAAAGATTTTTCTTAAAGATATATCTACCGCCAAAGAACTTGTTTTTGAACAGTGGATTAAACGCCCTCTTTCTCAAAAGATACGAGAAAATATCGGAAAGCTCATTACTCCAATGGCGTAA